One stretch of Paenibacillus sp. FSL R5-0341 DNA includes these proteins:
- the abc-f gene encoding ABC-F type ribosomal protection protein, protein MEKICFELEQVEMTYMDKAVLNIERLAVHQLDRIGIVGGNGQGKSTLLKLIAGQIQPTAGKVKRYAEFGYLEQVEPPQANGNLEVDVALLSKLAVPQHDQLWSGGEQTRMKLAHMFTHYHEVLLLDEPTTHLDQEGITFLLDELRYYYGALVLISHDRAVLDELVTTIWEIHQGEVHVYSGNYSDYQAQKRLEREQQNQAHEQFSKEKRRLELAAREKMKKAEKITQAGSMSKKESKAKPNRMVETKSKGTSQKAVHRAAKAIEQRMQQLHEVKAVQEERPMIFRQPKTLELHNRFPIMADRLTLEVEGNVLLENVSFQIPLKQKIAITGANGSGKSTLLNHVFHAGDHITMSPKAKLGYFQQMSYRFTTKETVLQFLKNRSEYEESELRSALYAMQFTGNDLRKNVSTLSGGEAIRLQLCHLFLGQYNILLLDEPTNFLDMHALEALERFIKAYEGTILYVSHDQRFIENTADQQFQITARQLLQVNI, encoded by the coding sequence ATGGAAAAGATATGTTTTGAATTAGAACAGGTTGAGATGACCTATATGGATAAAGCAGTACTGAACATTGAGAGACTGGCCGTGCATCAACTGGATCGTATCGGTATAGTGGGTGGTAATGGTCAGGGTAAAAGTACGTTGTTGAAACTCATTGCAGGACAGATCCAGCCGACTGCCGGAAAGGTGAAAAGGTACGCGGAATTTGGCTATTTGGAACAAGTGGAACCACCCCAGGCTAATGGAAATCTGGAAGTTGACGTGGCTTTACTCAGTAAATTAGCCGTACCTCAACACGACCAACTATGGAGTGGCGGAGAACAGACCCGTATGAAACTGGCTCACATGTTCACTCATTATCATGAAGTACTGTTACTGGATGAACCAACAACACACCTGGATCAAGAGGGCATTACATTTTTGCTGGATGAATTGCGTTATTACTATGGGGCGCTTGTGCTGATCAGTCATGATCGTGCGGTTCTGGATGAATTGGTGACCACGATCTGGGAAATCCATCAAGGTGAGGTTCATGTATATTCCGGTAACTATAGTGATTATCAGGCACAGAAGAGGCTGGAGCGTGAACAACAAAACCAGGCCCATGAACAATTCTCCAAGGAGAAAAGACGATTGGAGCTGGCCGCCCGGGAAAAGATGAAGAAAGCCGAGAAAATAACACAGGCTGGAAGCATGTCCAAAAAAGAATCCAAGGCAAAACCAAACCGAATGGTTGAAACGAAATCCAAAGGCACCAGTCAAAAAGCGGTACACCGTGCAGCTAAAGCGATTGAACAGCGTATGCAACAACTTCATGAGGTAAAAGCAGTGCAAGAGGAACGACCTATGATCTTCCGTCAGCCGAAGACACTGGAGCTGCACAACCGATTTCCAATTATGGCAGATCGCCTTACGCTTGAGGTGGAAGGTAATGTTTTGTTGGAGAATGTAAGTTTTCAAATTCCATTAAAACAAAAAATAGCGATAACCGGAGCCAATGGCAGTGGGAAAAGCACATTGCTTAACCATGTTTTCCATGCTGGAGATCACATCACGATGTCTCCAAAAGCGAAGCTTGGTTATTTTCAGCAAATGAGCTATCGTTTCACAACAAAAGAGACCGTATTACAATTCCTGAAAAATCGTTCGGAATATGAGGAATCAGAGCTGAGAAGTGCGTTGTACGCGATGCAGTTTACAGGAAATGACTTGCGGAAGAATGTTAGTACATTAAGTGGAGGAGAAGCGATTCGTCTTCAATTATGTCACTTGTTTCTTGGACAATATAACATTCTATTGTTGGATGAGCCGACGAATTTTCTTGATATGCATGCATTGGAAGCGTTGGAGCGTTTTATCAAGGCGTATGAGGGGACCATTCTGTATGTATCTCATGATCAGAGGTTTATTGAAAATACAGCGGATCAACAATTTCAGATTACAGCGCGTCAATTGCTTCAGGTGAATATATAA
- a CDS encoding biotin transporter BioY: MKLSLRGIVFSALMAAILVLFGYISIPIGFSPVPITLQTLAVMLAGGLLGPLYGFLSVTMVVLLTALGFPLLHGTGGLAVLLGPTGGYVMMWPISALLIGLLLARINIKGVTGFILAFIIFELFGSLLVYVSGVPWLAYAYKMDLPEAMIQGFYPYIIGDLIKSAFAAIIIAPVRMVFPPQRLTGNVHSTVVKAES; the protein is encoded by the coding sequence ATGAAATTATCTTTGCGAGGCATTGTATTTAGCGCACTTATGGCCGCAATTTTAGTACTTTTTGGTTACATAAGCATTCCCATTGGCTTCTCCCCTGTACCGATAACATTACAGACCTTGGCTGTCATGCTGGCTGGAGGATTACTTGGTCCACTTTATGGTTTCCTAAGCGTTACCATGGTTGTTCTGCTCACTGCTCTAGGTTTCCCATTACTGCACGGGACCGGAGGACTTGCGGTGCTTCTTGGACCTACCGGAGGATATGTGATGATGTGGCCGATCTCCGCATTATTAATTGGATTACTGCTTGCACGAATCAACATCAAAGGTGTCACAGGATTCATTCTCGCTTTTATCATATTTGAACTGTTTGGTTCACTGCTCGTATATGTATCCGGGGTGCCTTGGCTTGCCTATGCATACAAAATGGATTTACCTGAGGCCATGATTCAAGGGTTTTATCCTTACATTATAGGGGATCTGATCAAATCTGCATTTGCTGCGATCATCATTGCACCTGTGCGCATGGTTTTCCCACCACAACGACTCACAGGTAACGTGCATTCAACGGTTGTAAAAGCGGAGTCTTAA
- a CDS encoding ATP-binding cassette domain-containing protein, protein MPIIILEDVRVHYASEGGQVRKALDGVSLTLHQREWISIVGANGSGKSTLAGLLIGFTPLSGGVRNISDELTVRGVLQQPDAQVLGDTIEEEFHFALSPLMNTVEEQSERREDALHTVGLHYPPEMAISQLSGGQKQLLNIAVALAAKPDVLILDEPTAMLDPGARDRIEAIVQKITKRGTTVIWITHHLEEATLCDRIIAIERGRCVYDGEPESFFYKTETNEKITGEDEQLSACDRLGLDPPFTVKTALLLKQKGMMPEAMPLRPEQLAKEVARWRSN, encoded by the coding sequence ATGCCAATAATTATATTAGAGGACGTTCGAGTGCATTATGCTTCCGAAGGTGGTCAGGTGAGGAAAGCGTTGGATGGGGTATCACTTACGCTGCATCAAAGGGAATGGATTAGTATTGTAGGAGCGAATGGCAGTGGGAAAAGTACGCTCGCTGGACTACTAATTGGATTCACTCCGCTCTCGGGAGGGGTGCGGAATATCTCGGATGAACTTACCGTTCGAGGTGTATTGCAGCAACCGGATGCCCAGGTACTGGGCGATACGATTGAAGAGGAGTTTCATTTTGCGTTGTCTCCATTAATGAATACTGTAGAAGAACAATCGGAGCGCAGGGAGGACGCATTACATACTGTAGGACTTCATTATCCGCCAGAGATGGCCATCTCGCAATTATCGGGTGGACAGAAACAGCTACTAAACATTGCTGTAGCGCTCGCTGCCAAACCAGATGTATTGATTCTGGATGAGCCGACAGCCATGCTTGATCCGGGAGCAAGAGATCGTATCGAGGCCATCGTTCAGAAGATTACCAAGCGGGGGACAACGGTAATCTGGATAACGCATCATCTGGAAGAGGCGACCCTGTGTGATCGAATCATTGCTATCGAACGAGGGCGCTGTGTGTACGACGGGGAGCCGGAGTCCTTTTTCTATAAGACAGAGACGAATGAGAAAATCACCGGAGAAGATGAGCAGCTATCCGCTTGTGATCGGTTAGGGTTAGACCCTCCTTTCACTGTAAAGACTGCGTTATTGCTCAAGCAAAAAGGCATGATGCCAGAAGCCATGCCACTGCGGCCCGAGCAATTAGCTAAGGAGGTCGCGCGTTGGAGATCGAATTAA
- a CDS encoding ATP-binding cassette domain-containing protein produces MEIELTNIRIEASESSKRALLEDINIQLNSGEITLLLGCTGSGKTTLLQTLAGLKPLNAGSITLDGTLFWKEGKVPHSILLQMGLVFQFPEQQLFARSIQREFNYSLRPYRLSENEQQEQITKALNQWDPSVSPELERRFHLDRSPFALSGGEKRRLGLALGTVTNPHWLLLDEPSAGLEAQSVVLLLDAMEQHRLAGGGVVVATHDLDTFLPCADRVLLLQGGRLIADLTSRELHERPELLEQTGIGLPPSMRLAEQFKAAGLDLSFTAMTPEEMAESIVQSTSVGVGAQNESIDPSGIGNRIAQRDALETIDGEDPKLLPNTLTHSAGLYGVMDPRLKWILYILLVTAAMLQQRWLGLTLTLVPVVAALAVLPRQTLAGCMKLMKPLLLFFLISTSLSGTTLSTEAGGLHFGFSLAQAEGTLLNVYRLFIVTLASLWFSLTTPYGRMVEGLNWVLGIGKKMKLPVASFALAVSLIFRFIPMIWSEWQRFSLIVRARGKAALRPNTVRIRDLGPMVIPLLMALFQRAEDMTIAMEMRKVRENSLLGARSSLLVWSKRDTWISMAGLIGFVLLVWIRQW; encoded by the coding sequence TTGGAGATCGAATTAACAAATATACGTATAGAAGCATCGGAATCGAGCAAACGTGCACTGCTTGAAGATATAAATATTCAGTTGAACAGTGGTGAAATCACCTTGCTGCTAGGCTGTACGGGTTCGGGAAAAACGACCTTACTACAGACACTGGCTGGCCTGAAACCTCTTAATGCAGGCAGTATTACATTGGATGGTACGCTTTTCTGGAAAGAAGGGAAAGTGCCGCACTCGATTTTATTGCAAATGGGACTAGTATTTCAATTTCCGGAGCAACAACTGTTTGCCCGAAGTATTCAGCGTGAATTCAACTATTCACTGCGTCCCTATCGACTTTCCGAGAACGAACAACAAGAGCAGATCACAAAAGCACTCAACCAATGGGACCCGTCAGTGTCTCCTGAGCTGGAACGGCGATTTCATCTGGATAGGTCTCCATTTGCACTAAGTGGTGGGGAGAAGCGCAGGCTTGGACTTGCTCTCGGAACTGTGACCAATCCACACTGGCTTCTGCTGGATGAGCCGAGTGCCGGGTTGGAAGCGCAAAGTGTCGTGCTCTTGCTGGATGCAATGGAGCAACATCGTCTGGCAGGTGGTGGAGTTGTGGTAGCCACCCATGATCTGGATACATTCTTGCCTTGTGCGGATCGGGTATTGTTGTTGCAGGGAGGTCGTCTAATCGCCGATCTCACGTCGAGAGAACTTCACGAAAGGCCTGAACTGCTGGAGCAGACAGGGATTGGTCTGCCACCTTCGATGCGACTAGCAGAGCAGTTTAAGGCAGCGGGTCTTGATCTGTCTTTTACCGCAATGACGCCAGAGGAGATGGCTGAAAGCATTGTTCAGTCCACGTCCGTTGGGGTGGGAGCTCAGAACGAATCGATAGATCCGTCTGGGATAGGGAATAGGATTGCCCAGAGGGATGCATTAGAGACTATAGATGGGGAGGATCCGAAACTTCTTCCGAACACATTGACTCATTCAGCCGGATTATATGGCGTGATGGATCCTCGTCTGAAGTGGATTTTGTATATTTTGCTGGTCACCGCCGCGATGCTTCAACAGCGCTGGCTGGGATTAACGTTAACACTGGTGCCGGTAGTGGCCGCACTTGCCGTTCTTCCGCGTCAGACGTTGGCTGGATGCATGAAACTAATGAAGCCACTGTTATTATTTTTCCTCATATCAACGTCGTTATCTGGAACCACCCTTTCAACTGAGGCAGGCGGTCTGCACTTTGGTTTTTCCCTGGCACAGGCGGAGGGCACTTTGCTGAATGTATATCGTTTGTTTATCGTTACTTTGGCAAGTCTGTGGTTTTCACTGACGACGCCTTATGGCCGGATGGTAGAAGGGCTGAACTGGGTACTCGGTATCGGTAAAAAAATGAAGCTACCCGTAGCTTCGTTTGCTCTTGCTGTATCGTTAATCTTTCGATTTATCCCGATGATCTGGAGTGAGTGGCAGCGATTCTCACTGATCGTACGGGCACGTGGGAAGGCCGCTTTAAGACCGAATACCGTGCGAATTCGTGACCTCGGTCCGATGGTCATTCCTTTGTTAATGGCACTGTTCCAACGTGCAGAGGATATGACCATTGCGATGGAAATGCGTAAAGTTCGAGAAAACTCTTTGCTTGGAGCACGTTCTTCGTTATTGGTATGGTCCAAGCGCGATACCTGGATTAGCATGGCTGGCCTCATTGGTTTTGTACTGTTAGTATGGATTCGCCAGTGGTGA
- a CDS encoding GNAT family N-acetyltransferase, protein MNQSIQNDELIIDCKDIYLREYRIEDLEKLQEITWQPEVYEFLPGWNATIEERALWLGEYEIPQNQRFKQAVMAGEDIGELYLRMAIVLKENDEFIGWCCSGIKDELPAPNREIMYGISKDFRNRGYTTQAVKGMTEYLFEYTNVEVLNAIALITNQASNKVILKCHFEPVNSIEIEDEKYNHYQLRKQQGHV, encoded by the coding sequence ATGAACCAATCCATACAAAACGATGAATTAATCATCGATTGCAAGGATATTTATTTGCGTGAGTATCGAATTGAAGATTTGGAGAAACTGCAAGAAATTACGTGGCAACCCGAGGTGTATGAATTCCTACCAGGATGGAACGCTACGATTGAAGAGAGGGCCCTTTGGCTCGGCGAATATGAAATTCCTCAGAATCAGCGTTTTAAACAAGCTGTGATGGCCGGAGAGGATATTGGAGAGTTATACTTGCGTATGGCTATCGTACTCAAAGAAAATGATGAGTTTATAGGATGGTGCTGCTCGGGCATTAAGGATGAACTGCCAGCACCCAATCGGGAGATTATGTACGGTATTTCGAAAGATTTCAGGAACCGTGGCTATACAACCCAGGCAGTAAAAGGAATGACGGAGTATTTATTTGAATACACAAATGTTGAGGTGCTGAATGCCATCGCATTGATTACCAATCAAGCATCCAATAAGGTAATACTGAAATGTCATTTTGAACCGGTCAACTCGATCGAGATCGAGGATGAAAAATATAACCATTATCAACTGCGGAAGCAACAAGGTCATGTTTAA
- a CDS encoding MerR family transcriptional regulator, producing the protein MLTIGEVAKKVEVSIGAIRFYERKGLLKPAARSEQNNRLYSEDDLNWLVFIKCLRETGMSVEDIKKYYDQVNEGTSTLKERTQLIEDQKQKLLNDIEEKKAQLVHLDNKLERYYRGENY; encoded by the coding sequence ATGTTAACCATTGGAGAAGTAGCGAAAAAAGTTGAGGTCTCGATCGGAGCGATCCGCTTTTACGAAAGGAAGGGACTGTTGAAACCTGCTGCGCGAAGTGAGCAGAATAACCGTCTTTATTCGGAGGATGATCTGAACTGGCTGGTTTTTATCAAATGTCTCCGCGAAACCGGGATGAGTGTGGAAGACATCAAAAAGTATTATGATCAGGTAAATGAAGGTACTTCAACCCTGAAGGAAAGAACCCAACTAATTGAAGATCAAAAACAAAAGTTACTGAATGATATCGAGGAGAAAAAAGCGCAGCTTGTTCATTTGGATAACAAATTGGAGCGTTATTATCGTGGAGAAAATTATTAA
- a CDS encoding SDR family NAD(P)-dependent oxidoreductase encodes MKKTVFVTGANKGIGYEIVKQLGEAGWKVILGARSVERGEAAVSELTSRGLDVELVQIDMNDLKSIEQAAETIHKTYPDINLLINNAGMPGAFSHSFTDTQEEDLRNAFEVNFFGTFRLNQRLFPLIKDNEGTIINVSTDMASLDHMQNAEFTLNAFDYNSSKTANSAMTLSMAYEVKNSRAQVFAVTPGFTSTDLNGNAEGGKSKEASAAIIVRYATDGKRHNGELLDENGVYPW; translated from the coding sequence ATGAAAAAAACGGTCTTTGTAACCGGAGCTAATAAAGGAATTGGATATGAAATCGTCAAGCAGTTGGGTGAAGCGGGTTGGAAAGTTATCCTTGGCGCACGCAGTGTCGAACGGGGTGAAGCAGCTGTTTCGGAGTTAACTTCCAGGGGATTAGACGTAGAATTAGTACAGATCGACATGAACGACTTGAAGAGCATCGAACAGGCAGCCGAAACAATTCATAAGACTTATCCCGACATAAACCTTCTGATCAATAACGCGGGTATGCCGGGTGCGTTCTCTCATTCTTTTACGGATACCCAAGAGGAAGATTTACGGAATGCCTTTGAAGTCAACTTTTTCGGCACCTTCCGTTTGAATCAGCGATTGTTCCCGTTAATCAAAGATAATGAAGGCACAATCATTAATGTATCGACTGACATGGCTTCTCTGGATCATATGCAAAATGCGGAATTTACGTTAAATGCCTTCGACTATAACTCATCCAAAACGGCCAACAGCGCCATGACACTTTCGATGGCTTATGAAGTGAAAAACAGCCGGGCGCAAGTCTTTGCAGTAACGCCCGGTTTCACATCAACAGATCTTAACGGCAATGCCGAAGGCGGTAAATCAAAAGAAGCCAGCGCTGCGATTATTGTGCGCTATGCGACGGATGGCAAACGTCATAACGGGGAGTTACTAGATGAGAACGGTGTGTACCCTTGGTAA
- a CDS encoding GNAT family N-acetyltransferase, translating to MEVSLYKADLEDASTIHEMKVKAFMPLLEKYQDFETSPANETLERIITQINQSFTDYFIIHHLEVAVGGIRVVKKDNRIYSISPIFILPEHQGKGIAQKVFTMVEQIYDDAKSWKLGTILQEQGNCYLYEKIGYKKTGGTKAINDKMTMVFYEKHI from the coding sequence ATGGAGGTTTCATTGTACAAAGCAGATTTAGAAGATGCATCGACTATTCATGAAATGAAAGTCAAAGCATTTATGCCTTTGTTGGAAAAATATCAGGACTTTGAAACAAGCCCTGCCAATGAAACCTTAGAAAGAATTATTACTCAAATCAATCAATCTTTTACAGATTATTTTATAATTCATCATCTTGAGGTTGCTGTTGGTGGAATTAGAGTCGTGAAAAAAGATAATCGGATCTACAGTATTAGCCCAATTTTTATACTGCCAGAACATCAAGGAAAAGGAATCGCACAAAAAGTTTTTACAATGGTTGAGCAGATATATGATGATGCAAAGTCATGGAAATTGGGTACCATCTTACAAGAGCAAGGAAACTGTTATTTGTATGAAAAGATAGGCTACAAAAAAACGGGTGGAACAAAAGCAATTAACGACAAAATGACAATGGTATTTTATGAAAAGCATATATAA
- a CDS encoding ATP-binding protein codes for MNSLRKKNKLRLGRLHQWIWPRSLRSQLLSRSLFVLAGLLLLIGILQFWIMESFLYRNQAKTMEEQLMSMPPVWLGIQSRSGSSNNPFGGQAGNVSGNRVLFIPDRSLALFDNQGTFEDVFGEDGLNAPHLSTAEYQDITDELKEQKHIPYRIVTDSQGKEQLIVFASPGPRNRGLPMVQMGTATKPLRDLIIKQLLIFIMLSLLAMVAGLILYTKVLRRTLVPLSNMVNKVQQIDAGSLAERLPVVQGQEEVDQLALSFNGMLERLENSFEAERESKEQMQRFLSDASHELRTPLTSIHGFIEVLQRGAATNQDQLYKALDSMHGESVRINKLVEDLLLLTKLDQAPKQEQEVIQLDSLLLEMQPQLTMMAQRRSIHLDLTAAVHVLADPYKLKQVVLNLFHNAVQHTDPEHGAISITLYATHHKAELSVKDNGTGIEPEHLPHIFERFYRTSSSRSRKQGGAGLGLAITHSIVESYSGKITVRSQVGLGTEFMILMPLHKTDI; via the coding sequence ATGAACTCGCTGCGTAAAAAAAATAAACTTCGTTTAGGACGTCTACACCAATGGATCTGGCCGCGTTCCCTGCGTTCGCAATTGCTCTCACGTTCTCTCTTCGTGCTTGCAGGGCTACTATTGTTAATCGGCATTCTGCAATTCTGGATCATGGAAAGCTTTCTCTACCGCAATCAGGCGAAAACCATGGAAGAACAGCTCATGTCCATGCCCCCGGTTTGGCTCGGAATCCAATCACGTAGTGGCTCTTCCAACAATCCTTTCGGTGGACAGGCAGGTAACGTGTCTGGCAATCGGGTGTTGTTTATTCCTGACCGTTCACTGGCTCTATTTGATAACCAAGGTACGTTCGAGGATGTTTTTGGGGAAGACGGTCTGAACGCCCCTCATCTCTCAACCGCTGAATATCAGGACATTACAGATGAGTTAAAAGAACAAAAACATATTCCCTACCGGATCGTAACGGATAGCCAAGGTAAGGAGCAATTGATTGTCTTCGCCTCACCCGGTCCACGCAATCGCGGCTTACCGATGGTCCAGATGGGTACGGCTACGAAACCACTGAGAGATCTGATTATTAAACAACTTTTGATCTTCATCATGTTATCGCTGTTGGCCATGGTGGCCGGCCTTATTCTGTACACCAAGGTATTACGCCGGACACTCGTTCCCCTGTCCAACATGGTGAATAAAGTACAGCAGATCGATGCAGGCAGTCTCGCAGAACGCCTTCCCGTCGTTCAGGGACAAGAAGAAGTGGATCAGCTCGCACTTTCATTCAATGGCATGCTTGAAAGGCTGGAAAACTCGTTTGAAGCAGAGCGGGAATCGAAAGAACAGATGCAACGTTTCTTGTCCGATGCTTCCCATGAGCTGCGCACCCCCCTCACCTCCATTCATGGCTTTATTGAAGTTTTACAGCGGGGGGCTGCCACCAATCAAGATCAACTATATAAAGCACTGGACAGCATGCACGGCGAATCCGTGCGAATTAACAAATTGGTTGAAGATTTGTTGTTACTAACCAAGCTGGATCAGGCTCCAAAGCAGGAGCAGGAGGTCATTCAGCTGGACAGTCTGCTGCTCGAAATGCAACCACAACTGACCATGATGGCTCAGCGGAGGTCCATTCATCTCGACCTGACGGCTGCTGTCCATGTTCTGGCTGATCCTTATAAGCTGAAGCAGGTTGTGCTGAATCTGTTCCATAATGCGGTGCAGCACACCGATCCAGAGCATGGGGCCATCTCCATAACGTTATATGCCACGCACCATAAGGCTGAATTGTCCGTAAAGGATAACGGCACGGGCATTGAACCTGAACATCTGCCCCATATCTTTGAGCGATTTTACCGCACAAGCAGTTCTCGTTCGCGCAAACAAGGGGGCGCTGGTCTCGGTCTAGCCATTACCCACTCCATTGTGGAGTCGTATAGTGGGAAGATTACGGTACGAAGTCAGGTAGGCTTGGGAACTGAATTTATGATATTAATGCCGCTGCATAAGACTGATATCTAG
- a CDS encoding response regulator transcription factor, translating into MKLSSGIKILLADDEPHILQFLELGLSNEGFDVRTAPDGAAALELALEFRPHMAILDVMMPEMDGFEVVERLRKTGAQVGVIMLTAKDEVENRVKGLWLGADDYMIKPFAFDELLARIQARLRNQFPLLIGAVTHGPFRIDDQRKEITYQDQVLELSPTEYELLKFIVLNHGIVLSKATILSRVWGYDFGGEENIVEVYVRSLRDKLGDKEHRLIRTLRGVGYRVDL; encoded by the coding sequence ATGAAGCTTAGCAGCGGAATTAAAATACTATTGGCTGATGATGAACCACATATTTTGCAATTTCTGGAGCTTGGATTAAGCAATGAAGGCTTCGATGTGCGCACAGCACCCGATGGAGCAGCTGCACTTGAGTTGGCGCTTGAATTCAGGCCACATATGGCTATTTTGGATGTCATGATGCCAGAGATGGATGGTTTTGAAGTGGTCGAGCGTCTGCGTAAGACCGGAGCCCAGGTTGGCGTGATTATGCTGACAGCGAAGGACGAAGTCGAGAATCGGGTTAAGGGCTTGTGGTTAGGTGCTGACGATTACATGATCAAGCCCTTTGCCTTCGACGAGCTGCTCGCCCGGATTCAGGCCAGACTGCGTAATCAATTTCCTTTATTAATCGGAGCCGTCACTCATGGTCCCTTCCGAATTGATGATCAGCGCAAAGAAATCACCTATCAGGATCAGGTCCTGGAGTTATCTCCTACCGAATACGAACTGTTAAAATTTATTGTGCTTAATCATGGGATTGTACTGAGCAAAGCGACCATTTTGAGTCGGGTGTGGGGGTACGATTTTGGCGGGGAAGAGAATATTGTAGAGGTGTACGTTCGGTCCTTGCGCGACAAACTCGGGGATAAAGAGCACAGACTCATTCGCACGCTTCGAGGTGTCGGGTACAGGGTGGATCTCTGA